A DNA window from Oncorhynchus tshawytscha isolate Ot180627B linkage group LG13, Otsh_v2.0, whole genome shotgun sequence contains the following coding sequences:
- the LOC112265182 gene encoding uncharacterized protein LOC112265182 produces the protein MYNCLFLSLTCLCILSGHDAEECVTSILAKRGSVNVPEGGTLSLSCVVQHCGDDGWTGGWGLSTEGQFLLFSPTPRHHLSNVTLTTNRTRLLMDILNVNQSDYGMYQCQITWVEGYTSVGHMTHVNITAATPPTSIWKVYSRVAVYVSTCLVITLVLVLGLACHRRSKVPSQPPPIPPPNPPPRSRSARKDKPPTPKPKPKIELVYAALSKGCLEQPDPNPQREAAQPTVYSSLRFS, from the exons ATGTacaactgtctgtttctctcattGACCTGTCTATGCATTCTCTCAG GTCATGATGCAGAGGAGTGTGTGACTTCTATCTTGGCAAAGAGAGGTTCTGTTAACGTACCAGAAGGGGGCACTCTTTCTCTATCCTGTGTTGTTCAGCATTGTGGAGATGATGgctggacaggaggatggggtctGTCAACAGAGGGACAGTTCCTTCTCTTTAGTCCCACTCCAAGACATCATCTCTCCAACGTCACGTTGACAACCAATAGAACCCGTCTGCTCATGGACATCCTCAACGTCAACCAATCAGATTATGGAATGTACCAATGCCAGATCACCTGGGTTGAGGGATACACCAGTGTTGGACATATGACACATGTGAACATTACTGCAG CCACACCACCCACATCCATATGGAAGGTCTATTCCAGGGTGGCGGTGTATGTAAGTACCTGTTTGGTAATCACCCTGGTTTTGGTTCTGGGTCTGGCTTGCCATAGAAGGTCAAAGGTCCCGTCTCAGCCCCCACCAATACCACCGCCGAACCCCCCGCCACGCTCCCGAAGCGCACGCAAGGACAAGCCCC CCACACCCAAGCCTAAACCAAAGATAGAG TTGGTCTATGCAGCTCTTTCAAAGGGCTGCCTTGAACAGCCGGATCCTAATCCTCAACGAGAAGCTGCACAGCCCacagtctactcctctctccGCTTCTCCTGA